The following coding sequences are from one Venturia canescens isolate UGA chromosome 5, ASM1945775v1, whole genome shotgun sequence window:
- the LOC122411367 gene encoding uncharacterized protein produces the protein MADEAEAKNPGQPPLDNEGKNDGVSSYMKSINEEGALLCQLYREQVEVEARSLALRKEIRRRQENLGLSPSSDEEVAKSRKVNQKKTVTSTQNVDPEAELSEESPDDESSDEDPGAAGPFPTTSSTRISAEVEELLQKIKNLPPPKLKLARYQKATPADIQAENLKRKRIETKPHPLSTNASGEPKRSTDIRNAVVAPSVMVEPLPLGKLPSFDEVVRELGIPELLIAQGHRPPLYVADCRILSQDLLKKLINKRAEHLVSRMESKRVDRGTQTFITQVGKQHVAGCVNCRSRGHHFKNCELPYRPGFCQVCGADGFEAQDCIYPHGIEHEMALGRCLGCSRDLSLYCPECPDCNIRYAGLVDWLRLNYATWPTERIPEDHRYIVNEAKGTLKRHMVRFSDPGDTANQIRSFLIREKALVGAKKLANPAAATAEELSKTKRLLAIQALQKPFVMKSLDEIMEERPELSDGEEIKVIIPSKYKQQRDSRKQ, from the coding sequence ATGGCTGATGAAGCGGAAGCGAAGAACCCTGGACAACCTCCGCTGGACAACGAGGGAAAAAACGACGGGGTCTCCAGCTATATGAAGTCAATCAATGAGGAAGGGGCCCTCTTGTGCCAGTTATATCGAGAGCAAGTAGAGGTGGAAGCGAGATCCTTGGCCCTCAGGAAGGAAATTCGACGCAGACAAGAAAATCTGGGTCTCTCTCCATCATCTGACGAGGAGGTTGCCAAATCAAGAAAGGTTAACCAGAAAAAAACTGTCACGTCCACTCAAAACGTAGATCCCGAGGCTGAGTTGTCCGAGGAATCTCCCGATGATGAGTCTTCGGATGAAGACCCTGGTGCCGCGGGACCGTTCCCAACGACCTCGTCTACACGGATTTCCGCAGAGGTCGAGGAATTGCTCcagaaaattaaaaacctCCCGCCACCGAAACTGAAACTGGCACGATATCAAAAGGCCACACCGGCAGATATCCAGGCCGAAAACCTGAAGAGGAAAAGGATCGAGACGAAACCGCATCCGTTAAGCACCAATGCCTCAGGAGAACCAAAAAGATCAACCGACATACGAAACGCGGTAGTTGCCCCGTCCGTGATGGTGGAACCATTGCCGTTAGGCAAACTCCCGTCTTTCGACGAAGTCGTAAGGGAATTGGGAATCCCGGAATTACTCATAGCGCAGGGACACCGCCCACCACTGTACGTAGCCGATTGTCGCATTTTGAGTCAGGATTTactcaaaaaattgattaataaaCGCGCTGAACACCTGGTAAGCCGCATGGAGTCAAAACGGGTCGATCGTGGCACCCAAACCTTCATCACACAAGTCGGCAAACAACATGTGGCTGGTTGCGTAAATTGTCGTTCCCGGGGACACCACTTCAAGAACTGCGAGCTTCCGTATCGCCCAGGCTTTTGTCAAGTATGTGGAGCGGATGGCTTCGAGGCTCAGGACTGCATTTATCCTCATGGGATCGAACATGAAATGGCCCTGGGGAGGTGCCTGGGATGCTCAAGGGATTTAAGTCTTTACTGTCCGGAATGTCCAGATTGTAACATTCGTTATGCCGGATTGGTTGATTGGCTCAGACTGAACTATGCAACCTGGCCAACTGAACGGATCCCAGAAGACCACCGTTACATCGTCAATGAAGCTAAAGGAACGCTTAAAAGGCACATGGTTCGATTCTCTGACCCGGGAGATACCGCTAACCAAATTCGGTCTTTCCTGATCAGAGAGAAGGCCCTCGTCGGAGCAAAGAAATTGGCAAATCCCGCAGCCGCAACCGCCGAGGAATTGTCAAAAACAAAGAGGTTGTTGGCCATCCAAGCGTTGCAAAAACCGTTCGTCATGAAATCTCTTGACGAAATAATGGAAGAACGGCCCGAACTATCGGATGGAGAGGAAATCAAGGTCATTATCCCCTCGAAATATAAGCAGCAGCGAGACTCCCGTAAGCAGTAA